One Lysinibacillus sp. OF-1 DNA segment encodes these proteins:
- a CDS encoding ABC transporter ATP-binding protein, with product MGFFQKPFGYEPILTKDDLKQAVKKKKGPRAADWKSTLLRLWKIVDEQRTLLIVVLLLVMLSSILALVGPYLIGQMIDNYVMHGKLSGLGKWIGVLIGIYILLAVSLFLQNYWMIGIAQQTIYRLRTSIFAHFQRLPVAFFDRRQHGELMSRMTNDIEAVSSTLNSSFIQVFSSVLTLGGTVIIMLSLSPLLTVLTMTIIPLMFWAMRWITRRTAPLFKEQQVAIGALNGMIEETISGQRIVKAFSQEERMKAEFREKSSRLRRTGFWAQTYSGYIPKVMNFLNNMSFTIVAGIGGVLALYGHVSIGVIVIFTEYARQFTRPLNDLANQFNTVLSAIAGAERVFALLDEQPEAETVPAQKHQLLGHVAFKHVYFKYELEEEAYTLKNVNFKVEPGQTVALVGATGAGKTTILQLIARFYEVTKGEVLFDGINVQQIDRQSLRSQMAFVLQDPFLFETSVRENIRYGRLDASDAEIEKAAKQANAHDFIMKLKDGYDTILAADGREISQGQKQLLSIARALIADPKILLLDEATSSIDTVTEMAIQEALDTLMQGRTSFVIAHRLNTVHNADMILVMQKGELVEAGPQQKLIESGGLYAQMLQSSSHHLEE from the coding sequence ATGGGATTTTTCCAAAAACCTTTTGGCTATGAGCCGATTTTGACTAAAGATGATCTGAAGCAAGCTGTGAAGAAAAAGAAAGGGCCTCGTGCAGCAGATTGGAAAAGTACATTGCTTCGACTATGGAAAATTGTCGACGAACAACGCACACTCCTCATTGTGGTTCTTTTACTAGTGATGCTCAGTTCAATTTTAGCTTTAGTTGGTCCTTATTTAATCGGTCAAATGATTGATAATTATGTTATGCATGGCAAGCTTTCAGGTTTAGGTAAGTGGATTGGTGTATTAATTGGTATTTATATTCTGTTAGCTGTTTCACTTTTTCTACAAAACTATTGGATGATTGGTATTGCTCAGCAGACTATTTATAGATTACGAACAAGTATATTTGCTCATTTTCAACGATTGCCAGTTGCGTTCTTTGATCGTCGTCAACATGGTGAACTGATGAGTCGTATGACGAATGATATTGAAGCTGTCAGCTCTACCTTAAATAGCTCTTTTATCCAAGTGTTTTCAAGTGTACTTACGCTTGGAGGAACCGTCATTATTATGCTTAGTTTAAGCCCTTTGCTGACAGTGCTGACGATGACAATTATTCCGCTGATGTTTTGGGCTATGCGCTGGATTACACGGCGTACAGCACCCTTATTTAAAGAGCAGCAAGTAGCTATTGGCGCTTTGAATGGGATGATAGAGGAAACAATTTCAGGGCAGCGGATTGTCAAAGCTTTCTCACAAGAAGAGCGTATGAAAGCAGAGTTTCGAGAAAAAAGCTCGCGATTAAGAAGAACCGGTTTTTGGGCACAGACTTACTCGGGCTATATTCCTAAAGTCATGAACTTTTTAAATAATATGAGCTTTACAATTGTTGCAGGTATAGGAGGCGTGCTTGCGTTATATGGGCATGTGTCGATAGGGGTTATTGTTATATTCACTGAATATGCACGACAATTTACACGTCCTTTAAATGATTTAGCAAACCAGTTCAATACAGTACTATCAGCCATTGCTGGTGCAGAGCGCGTATTTGCCTTGCTTGATGAACAACCAGAGGCAGAAACCGTTCCAGCACAAAAGCATCAGTTATTGGGGCATGTGGCGTTTAAGCATGTGTATTTTAAATATGAGCTGGAAGAAGAAGCTTACACACTAAAGAATGTTAATTTTAAAGTAGAACCTGGACAAACGGTAGCCCTTGTTGGTGCGACTGGAGCTGGGAAAACAACAATCCTCCAACTGATTGCAAGGTTTTATGAGGTAACAAAGGGTGAGGTATTATTTGATGGCATAAATGTACAGCAAATAGATCGTCAATCCCTTCGCTCACAGATGGCTTTTGTATTGCAGGACCCCTTTTTATTTGAGACTTCTGTTCGTGAAAATATCCGATATGGTCGACTGGATGCAAGTGATGCAGAGATTGAGAAAGCTGCCAAGCAAGCGAATGCCCATGACTTTATCATGAAGCTCAAAGATGGCTATGATACGATTCTTGCTGCGGATGGACGCGAGATATCACAAGGTCAGAAGCAGTTACTCTCTATAGCAAGGGCGCTTATTGCTGATCCGAAAATTTTACTTTTGGATGAGGCGACAAGCAGTATCGATACTGTGACGGAAATGGCGATACAAGAGGCGCTTGATACGTTAATGCAGGGTCGCACTAGTTTTGTTATTGCCCATCGATTAAACACTGTGCATAATGCCGATATGATTTTAGTTATGCAAAAAGGTGAGTTAGTTGAAGCTGGGCCTCAGCAAAAACTAATTGAATCAGGTGGCCTTTATGCGCAAATGCTTCAGTCCTCCTCACATCATCTTGAGGAATAG
- the helD gene encoding RNA polymerase recycling motor HelD has product MTVQHPDFQAEVERLTYTQSYMQQILDESQRDLQSAQENIRKSMADLDYLDSSLSYLNILTNARFFEMARNQKEGLEAVRKKPYFARIHFQKTGDPEEFLYIGKTSLFHRETHEPIIVDWRSPVANVYYDGRLGDMEYDVRGEVHKGHLFAKRQYKIENSELLDIRDIDLTTNDELLQEALAGKADVRLTEIVSTIQKEQNEIIRAHLRQPIIVQGAAGSGKTTIALHRISYFLYTMGEHFNPEQLMILAPNKLFIDYIGDVLPELGVDKICQTTFTDYVLAATKLKLKLQNPNEQLELLVAGGNHQPTAWIAEVKGSLYYRDVIERYIQKLEQEIAQQFEDVYIEKYCIMRAAHLKKLFLYEFSYMPIEKRLAHIKKVLASHVRQKKQAVLATLHKKYDEALGKALNGIRDDEKRRRVVTKFIDERDERIPAIEKETKTTATAYMRRFPKHNIKTLYRTLLTDAKLLTELAPEWHYLEQQQFLQAHRKEQWALEDLAALYYLQARLKGIPDEWKMRVVFIDEVQDYSLFQLAALKTGLDTDMFTMVGDLAQGIHSYRSLTAWEPVQSLFPRASFRTLQKSYRTTIEIMEVANQILAQMNEQLPLVEPVVRHGNVPSFIQADQFDALKIKEIFEAIRQHGHRSIALICKTTAEAISMQHTLKDNKIASQLLTENESINQEMLLVVPSHLAKGLEFDAVIVAAFETPFYDTIIDRKLLYVALTRAMHELYLIGPSKNTFLLEN; this is encoded by the coding sequence ATGACTGTACAACATCCGGATTTTCAGGCTGAGGTAGAGCGGTTAACCTATACCCAAAGTTATATGCAACAAATATTAGACGAATCACAACGAGATCTACAATCCGCTCAAGAAAATATCCGCAAGTCCATGGCTGACCTTGATTACTTAGATTCGAGTTTAAGTTATTTAAATATCTTAACAAACGCCAGATTCTTTGAAATGGCTCGTAATCAAAAAGAAGGTCTAGAAGCCGTTCGGAAAAAGCCCTATTTTGCCCGAATCCATTTCCAAAAGACAGGTGATCCTGAAGAATTCCTTTATATTGGGAAAACCTCACTATTTCATCGTGAAACCCATGAACCCATTATTGTTGACTGGCGCTCACCCGTAGCCAATGTTTATTATGATGGACGTCTTGGTGATATGGAGTACGATGTCCGTGGAGAAGTTCATAAAGGACATCTCTTTGCTAAAAGACAATATAAGATCGAGAACAGCGAATTACTCGATATACGGGATATTGATCTAACAACAAACGATGAACTCCTACAAGAAGCATTGGCTGGGAAAGCAGATGTTCGTTTAACTGAAATTGTCTCGACAATCCAAAAGGAACAAAATGAAATTATTCGAGCACATCTTCGTCAACCAATTATTGTACAAGGTGCAGCAGGTAGTGGAAAAACAACTATCGCTCTCCACCGAATATCTTATTTCCTCTACACAATGGGCGAGCATTTTAATCCTGAACAGCTCATGATTTTAGCACCGAATAAGTTATTTATTGATTATATAGGTGATGTTTTACCAGAGCTTGGTGTCGATAAAATATGCCAAACTACTTTTACAGACTACGTTCTTGCTGCCACTAAATTAAAATTAAAGCTTCAAAATCCAAATGAGCAATTAGAATTGCTCGTTGCTGGTGGAAATCATCAGCCTACTGCGTGGATCGCTGAAGTGAAAGGTTCACTTTATTATCGTGATGTCATTGAGCGCTATATCCAGAAGCTGGAGCAAGAAATCGCGCAACAATTCGAAGATGTTTATATTGAAAAATACTGTATTATGCGAGCTGCTCATCTAAAGAAACTGTTTTTATATGAGTTTTCTTATATGCCAATTGAAAAACGCCTTGCACATATAAAAAAGGTGTTAGCTAGCCATGTCCGCCAAAAAAAACAGGCTGTCTTAGCTACACTCCATAAAAAATATGATGAAGCATTGGGTAAAGCCTTAAATGGTATACGGGATGATGAAAAGCGTCGACGTGTTGTCACAAAATTTATCGATGAACGCGACGAACGAATTCCAGCAATAGAAAAAGAAACGAAAACAACTGCAACTGCCTATATGCGTCGCTTTCCTAAACATAACATTAAAACACTTTATCGCACCCTTCTTACCGACGCCAAACTTTTAACAGAGCTAGCTCCTGAATGGCATTATCTTGAACAACAGCAATTTTTGCAGGCACATCGTAAAGAACAATGGGCACTCGAAGATTTAGCCGCACTATACTATTTACAAGCACGTCTAAAAGGCATCCCAGATGAATGGAAAATGCGTGTTGTCTTTATCGATGAAGTACAAGATTATAGTTTGTTTCAGCTTGCTGCTTTAAAAACAGGTCTTGATACAGACATGTTTACAATGGTTGGCGATTTAGCTCAAGGAATTCATAGCTATCGCTCATTAACTGCCTGGGAACCTGTCCAAAGTTTATTTCCTCGTGCAAGCTTCCGAACATTGCAAAAAAGCTATCGAACAACCATTGAAATTATGGAAGTCGCTAATCAAATTTTAGCGCAAATGAATGAGCAGCTACCGCTGGTTGAGCCAGTTGTTCGTCACGGTAATGTGCCAAGTTTTATTCAAGCAGATCAATTTGATGCCTTAAAAATTAAAGAAATTTTTGAAGCTATTCGTCAACATGGTCATCGATCTATCGCTTTAATTTGCAAAACTACTGCTGAAGCCATTTCGATGCAACATACATTGAAAGACAACAAAATTGCCTCACAGCTGCTAACAGAAAATGAATCGATTAATCAGGAAATGTTGCTTGTTGTACCAAGTCATCTTGCTAAAGGGCTTGAGTTTGATGCCGTCATTGTAGCTGCCTTTGAAACACCCTTTTACGATACAATAATTGATCGGAAACTACTGTATGTAGCTCTCACACGAGCAATGCATGAACTCTATTTAATTGGCCCATCCAAAAATACATTTTTATTAGAAAATTAA
- a CDS encoding DMT family transporter — translation MERLKGILFIVSGAMLWGATGPLMEWLLNHTSLTVSFMLTVRLSVAGILLLTYLLLTGKNIFSIWQHKLWGRQLITFGIAGMLGVQFAFVAAINESNAVLATLLQFLAPIFVVAYVSLSLKKWPPKYQVLGIVGTLIGLFLLLTNASFESLLISPKALLWGIAVGLTFAFYTLYPARLMKEWSVLLVVGWGMLVGGLTLGLVSRVWQSNQWVVLTDFKILMLVVALIFFGTVAFILFLSSMKYITAVETSILSSIEPLTAMVISVIVFGTSLGFWQLIGVFVMLVCVTWLSVAGEKA, via the coding sequence ATGGAACGTTTAAAAGGAATATTATTTATTGTCTCGGGTGCTATGTTATGGGGAGCAACTGGCCCTTTGATGGAGTGGCTACTTAACCATACATCATTGACCGTCTCCTTTATGTTAACAGTCCGTTTATCGGTTGCAGGTATATTACTACTTACATATTTATTGTTAACAGGAAAAAATATTTTTAGTATTTGGCAGCATAAACTCTGGGGTAGACAGCTCATTACTTTTGGTATTGCAGGGATGCTAGGTGTACAATTTGCTTTTGTTGCTGCTATAAATGAAAGCAACGCAGTACTTGCGACCTTACTACAATTTTTAGCGCCCATTTTTGTTGTGGCATATGTCTCTCTTAGTTTAAAGAAATGGCCACCAAAATATCAAGTATTAGGGATTGTTGGTACCCTTATAGGGTTATTTCTATTACTAACGAACGCTTCGTTTGAAAGTTTGCTTATTAGTCCAAAAGCCTTGCTTTGGGGTATAGCAGTAGGCTTAACATTTGCATTTTACACACTGTATCCTGCACGCTTAATGAAGGAGTGGAGTGTGCTATTAGTAGTTGGCTGGGGCATGCTGGTAGGTGGTTTAACATTAGGCTTAGTGAGCCGTGTGTGGCAGTCCAACCAATGGGTTGTTTTAACAGATTTTAAGATACTTATGTTAGTCGTTGCATTAATATTTTTTGGAACAGTAGCCTTTATTCTGTTTTTAAGTAGTATGAAATATATTACAGCAGTGGAGACGAGTATCCTTTCCAGTATCGAACCATTAACAGCAATGGTTATTTCAGTCATTGTATTCGGTACATCTTTAGGTTTTTGGCAATTAATAGGTGTTTTCGTTATGCTTGTTTGTGTAACCTGGCTTTCGGTAGCAGGCGAAAAAGCATAA
- a CDS encoding glycerophosphodiester phosphodiesterase: MDIFAHRGVSINYPENTMAAFQAASKLPIAGIELDVHLTADKEVVVIHDETINRTSNGSGYVKDFTLQQLRTFDFGSWFSPEFGDETIPTLGEVLELFAGTNHRINIELKTDIISYEGIEALVLKEVAAQQMTERVIISSFNHESLQTVSKIAPYIESAALFAEVLVDFTSYIALIPAKALHVSLPTSFRKSVKLALAEGATVRVYTVNDQRDARYLQQLGIQAIFTDDPEKILQALN, translated from the coding sequence TTGGACATTTTTGCACATAGAGGTGTTTCGATAAACTATCCAGAAAACACGATGGCAGCCTTTCAAGCAGCATCAAAGCTTCCTATAGCAGGGATAGAGCTGGATGTTCATTTAACCGCAGATAAAGAGGTAGTGGTCATTCATGATGAAACCATTAATCGTACCTCCAATGGTTCAGGCTATGTAAAAGATTTTACATTACAGCAATTGCGTACATTTGACTTTGGTTCGTGGTTTTCTCCAGAGTTCGGAGATGAAACAATCCCTACGTTAGGGGAAGTGTTAGAGCTTTTTGCAGGTACCAACCATCGTATTAATATTGAACTGAAAACAGATATTATTTCATATGAAGGGATTGAAGCGCTCGTACTCAAAGAAGTGGCTGCACAGCAAATGACTGAAAGAGTAATCATTTCATCTTTTAATCATGAATCATTGCAAACAGTATCAAAAATAGCACCTTATATAGAAAGTGCGGCGCTGTTTGCAGAAGTGTTAGTAGATTTTACTTCTTACATTGCTCTTATTCCAGCTAAAGCGTTACATGTAAGTTTACCAACATCATTTCGTAAATCAGTTAAACTAGCTCTCGCTGAAGGAGCAACTGTCCGTGTGTATACTGTTAATGATCAACGTGATGCTCGCTATTTACAGCAACTAGGTATACAGGCGATATTTACTGATGACCCAGAGAAAATATTACAGGCCCTTAATTAG
- a CDS encoding GNAT family N-acetyltransferase: MNISVMTVSFPLDGETLKEVKLLCEEATIHDYRVYETIMSVPMASSFESKGFMVLAYEDEQDLLVGAASAIDLMGLHTYEWSLVVTPAYRQKGIGAALVEGIQAGLADRGAEGQLAVVIDGSPYGHAFIENKGYAYSFSEATLETKAEPVELQTDISIQPYAGEQGELIAIYSEAFGDLPEESEELIAFNTSTNGRKLWVAYRDGLVVGTVTTAQENEIQWVTALAVHPNCEGQGVGTALLSFSKDYASKVGAKFVMLDVEIDNKKALSVYEKAGFMKAQQIDYYVKQ; the protein is encoded by the coding sequence ATGAATATTTCAGTGATGACAGTGTCTTTTCCATTAGATGGAGAAACATTGAAAGAAGTAAAACTATTATGTGAAGAAGCAACCATTCATGATTATCGAGTATATGAAACCATTATGAGTGTACCAATGGCTAGCTCTTTTGAGTCAAAGGGCTTTATGGTACTAGCATATGAGGATGAACAGGATTTGTTAGTAGGTGCAGCTAGTGCCATTGATTTGATGGGACTTCATACATATGAATGGTCATTAGTAGTAACACCTGCATATCGACAGAAGGGTATTGGAGCTGCATTAGTTGAGGGTATACAAGCTGGCTTAGCAGATAGAGGAGCGGAGGGGCAATTAGCTGTAGTAATTGATGGCTCTCCTTATGGACATGCATTTATTGAAAATAAAGGTTATGCCTACAGCTTTTCGGAAGCAACATTAGAAACAAAAGCAGAACCAGTAGAATTACAAACGGATATTAGTATTCAACCTTATGCTGGTGAGCAGGGGGAATTGATTGCCATCTATAGTGAAGCTTTTGGTGATTTACCCGAAGAATCAGAGGAACTCATTGCCTTTAATACATCTACAAATGGACGAAAGCTTTGGGTTGCTTATCGAGATGGCCTTGTTGTTGGAACTGTGACGACTGCTCAGGAAAATGAAATCCAATGGGTAACAGCACTTGCTGTTCATCCAAATTGTGAGGGACAAGGTGTTGGAACAGCATTGCTTTCTTTTTCAAAGGATTACGCGAGCAAAGTTGGTGCGAAATTTGTTATGCTCGATGTAGAAATTGACAATAAAAAAGCATTATCTGTCTATGAAAAGGCAGGTTTTATGAAGGCACAGCAAATCGATTATTATGTAAAACAGTAG
- a CDS encoding ABC transporter ATP-binding protein: MKEVFSYVRPYKWTAIFALCLMLLELFVELVQPLIMAKIIDEGVRAQNQGMILQWGAVLLALSIVAFIAGVINSYFSSHTAQSFSYDLRNAMFDKIQSFTLATYQKFSTASLITRLTNDVTQVQTVLFMSLRIMLRAPLAVIGSIVMAFVVNAKLALFLVIGAPIIFIFLIFMVAKGVSYFGRVQKRVDRLNRVLQENLQAIRLVKAYLRGAYEATRFDEVASRLKMDTVKALRIMEYIMPVLLFIMNMSLLAVLWFGTKQIATGTTPLGDIVAIVNYAMRMTGSFSMFAFIIIFYARAKASAERMAEVLSMENEVEDISHSEEVDSTMQYGELTFEHVCFTYPGGDAPVLSDVSFQVRSGEKLAIMGATGAGKSTLLQLIPRFYEVTQGRILVEGQDVQDWELQELREIIGYVPQQSLLFTGSIADNVRWGDTQAEMDAVLQATMQAQIHASVEDFPNGYDTKVGQKGVNLSGGQKQRLSIARALLRKGHILMLDDSTSALDVKTEQSLWEALSEEKATMLVVTQKIRTAKGADRILLIDAGKVVAYGTHEELLQTSTLYKKIAISQQEVED, encoded by the coding sequence GTGAAAGAAGTTTTTTCCTATGTAAGACCATATAAATGGACTGCCATTTTTGCTTTATGTTTAATGCTTTTAGAATTATTTGTGGAGCTTGTACAGCCACTCATTATGGCAAAAATAATTGACGAAGGTGTACGAGCCCAAAATCAAGGCATGATTTTGCAATGGGGAGCTGTTTTACTTGCACTATCAATCGTAGCCTTTATAGCGGGAGTCATTAACTCTTATTTCTCCTCTCATACAGCACAAAGCTTTTCATATGATTTACGAAATGCCATGTTTGATAAAATTCAATCCTTTACACTAGCAACCTATCAAAAATTTTCCACAGCGTCGCTCATTACTAGATTAACGAATGATGTCACACAGGTACAAACGGTACTGTTTATGAGCTTACGTATTATGCTTCGAGCACCGCTTGCTGTTATAGGAAGTATTGTAATGGCCTTTGTTGTAAATGCCAAATTGGCGCTGTTTTTAGTGATAGGCGCACCCATCATCTTTATTTTTCTTATTTTTATGGTGGCGAAGGGTGTGTCTTATTTTGGACGTGTACAGAAGAGGGTAGATCGTTTAAATAGGGTATTACAGGAGAATTTACAGGCAATTCGTTTAGTGAAGGCCTATTTACGTGGAGCATATGAGGCTACACGCTTCGATGAAGTTGCTTCACGCTTAAAAATGGATACAGTAAAGGCTTTACGCATTATGGAATATATTATGCCTGTTCTATTATTCATCATGAACATGAGCTTGCTTGCCGTTTTATGGTTTGGTACAAAGCAAATTGCCACAGGGACAACGCCACTTGGCGATATTGTAGCTATTGTCAATTATGCCATGCGTATGACCGGCTCGTTTTCAATGTTTGCGTTTATTATTATTTTTTATGCGCGTGCAAAGGCCTCCGCAGAACGTATGGCAGAAGTACTATCTATGGAAAATGAGGTGGAGGATATTTCCCACTCAGAAGAAGTAGATAGCACAATGCAATATGGAGAGCTAACCTTTGAACATGTTTGTTTTACCTATCCAGGAGGAGATGCTCCCGTCCTGTCAGATGTGAGTTTTCAAGTGAGGTCAGGAGAAAAATTAGCGATTATGGGGGCAACCGGTGCTGGAAAGTCAACATTGTTACAGCTAATTCCTCGTTTTTATGAAGTAACGCAAGGAAGAATTCTTGTGGAAGGGCAGGATGTTCAGGACTGGGAATTGCAAGAGCTACGTGAAATCATTGGTTATGTCCCTCAGCAATCATTATTGTTTACAGGAAGTATTGCAGATAATGTACGTTGGGGAGATACTCAGGCTGAAATGGATGCTGTACTACAGGCTACAATGCAGGCACAAATACATGCATCTGTGGAAGATTTCCCAAATGGTTACGACACTAAGGTTGGACAAAAAGGTGTTAATTTATCAGGGGGCCAAAAACAAAGACTATCTATTGCTAGAGCTCTTTTGAGGAAGGGGCATATTTTAATGCTTGATGATAGTACAAGTGCCTTAGATGTTAAAACTGAACAGTCTTTGTGGGAGGCATTAAGTGAAGAGAAGGCAACAATGCTTGTTGTCACACAAAAAATTCGCACAGCTAAAGGTGCAGACCGTATTTTACTGATCGATGCTGGAAAAGTGGTTGCATATGGTACACATGAAGAGCTTTTACAAACTTCAACGCTCTATAAAAAAATTGCAATCTCCCAACAGGAGGTGGAGGATTAA
- a CDS encoding EAL domain-containing protein produces MSHMHKSFTIDEHYLNSLPFPAIIINQDGQATIWGKSAEHLIGLSADDIKGNTTPSILENLLRQLPVETFQSILQNEDSTYLDKIQVYTTSNTEITTALLAKPYTEEGERFILLIFMLPELMTNAVSHCSTFVNIKSGLDATFMTVTLDHDGFILECNNEFLKTSQWTPKRVIGKTFWQLFPDNEASEKITNTIWRNLNNGHTWQGEVEKITKIGQSYWVLLTAIPTFNLETNEQQFILIEKDITKSKTIQHQLEKIAYIDTETGLMNAHRLEKVITNMIEEQRHFSFVYLSIDKFYTLKELHDQQIDQSLIIEFTNRIKMYFQDSTMARINENDFVVITPLSEWFIQGFLSYLQQHPIYSGNIAVPISISGGITRYPEDQTTFSQLMKASIATISTVREAGGDKVVSLSTATHKALNRKALIEKRLLQALDQKNLKVLYQPQIDVYSGKITAVEALVRWEDEVIGVVAPDELIPIAEETGLINNIGSFMLEKACEQALLWKRAGHDLKVSINSSVREFRDKNMAKSILEVLAKTGCPANLLQIEITEKFALEAEAATSIAQQMRKLENEGISFVLDDFGTGYGSFRYMQILPIDTLKIDQTFTNSLLKSEKSQKLMHGMVQLGKSMELKVVAEGVETAEQADLLITYGCDAIQGYYISKPVTPDEIEVLLSKK; encoded by the coding sequence ATGAGTCATATGCATAAATCATTTACGATTGATGAACATTATTTAAATTCACTTCCTTTTCCTGCAATTATCATAAATCAAGATGGACAAGCGACTATCTGGGGAAAGAGCGCAGAACATCTGATTGGATTGTCAGCCGATGATATTAAAGGAAATACTACTCCATCTATACTCGAAAATCTACTACGTCAGCTTCCTGTAGAAACATTTCAGTCTATTTTACAAAATGAGGACAGTACGTATTTAGATAAAATTCAAGTATACACAACGTCAAACACAGAAATAACGACAGCCCTGTTAGCGAAGCCTTATACAGAAGAAGGAGAACGTTTTATTCTACTAATCTTTATGCTACCAGAATTAATGACGAATGCTGTTTCACATTGCAGTACATTTGTTAATATCAAGTCAGGTTTAGATGCTACATTCATGACTGTCACACTCGATCACGATGGATTTATCTTAGAATGTAATAATGAATTTTTAAAGACAAGTCAATGGACGCCAAAGCGTGTAATCGGCAAAACATTTTGGCAGTTATTCCCGGATAATGAAGCGAGCGAAAAAATCACAAATACGATTTGGCGTAATTTAAACAATGGTCATACGTGGCAAGGCGAAGTTGAAAAAATCACAAAAATAGGCCAATCCTATTGGGTATTGCTAACAGCCATTCCTACTTTTAATCTCGAAACAAATGAACAACAATTTATCTTAATTGAAAAAGATATTACTAAATCGAAAACCATTCAACATCAGCTAGAAAAAATAGCTTATATCGATACAGAAACTGGGCTGATGAATGCACATCGACTTGAAAAAGTCATTACCAATATGATTGAAGAGCAAAGACATTTTTCTTTTGTTTATCTAAGTATTGATAAATTTTATACTCTAAAAGAATTACATGACCAACAAATCGATCAAAGCCTTATTATTGAATTTACAAATCGAATAAAAATGTATTTCCAAGATAGCACAATGGCTCGTATAAATGAAAATGATTTTGTTGTCATTACCCCTTTAAGTGAGTGGTTTATTCAAGGGTTCTTATCTTACTTACAACAGCACCCTATTTATAGCGGCAATATTGCTGTCCCAATTTCTATTAGTGGTGGCATTACAAGATATCCAGAAGACCAAACAACATTCTCTCAACTTATGAAAGCCTCAATTGCTACCATTTCAACAGTGCGTGAGGCTGGTGGGGACAAAGTTGTTTCCCTGTCAACAGCAACACATAAAGCTTTAAATCGTAAAGCTTTAATTGAAAAACGTTTACTTCAAGCACTTGATCAGAAGAATTTAAAGGTACTTTATCAGCCACAAATTGATGTTTATTCTGGTAAAATTACAGCTGTTGAAGCACTTGTAAGATGGGAAGACGAGGTAATTGGCGTTGTTGCGCCTGATGAATTAATTCCGATTGCGGAAGAAACAGGCCTTATTAATAATATCGGTTCCTTTATGCTAGAAAAAGCTTGTGAGCAGGCATTACTTTGGAAAAGGGCGGGTCATGATTTAAAAGTATCTATTAACTCTTCTGTTCGCGAATTCCGCGATAAAAATATGGCAAAATCCATACTTGAAGTGCTCGCAAAAACAGGTTGTCCAGCAAATCTTCTACAAATTGAAATTACTGAAAAATTTGCTTTAGAGGCGGAAGCTGCCACATCTATCGCACAGCAAATGCGCAAGCTTGAAAACGAAGGCATCTCTTTCGTATTAGATGATTTTGGAACTGGCTATGGATCATTTAGATATATGCAGATTTTACCGATTGATACACTAAAAATTGATCAAACGTTTACGAATTCTCTATTAAAATCTGAAAAGAGCCAAAAACTTATGCATGGTATGGTACAACTTGGTAAATCTATGGAACTGAAAGTTGTAGCCGAGGGTGTCGAAACGGCTGAGCAAGCAGACCTATTAATCACATATGGTTGTGACGCCATTCAAGGCTATTATATTAGTAAGCCAGTTACACCAGATGAAATTGAAGTATTGCTTAGTAAAAAATAA